A region of Leclercia adecarboxylata DNA encodes the following proteins:
- a CDS encoding fimbrial protein, producing the protein MSFPFQAVAAQSCPPTMNDAVINFQNYSITDNPSLSPGSMLSGAILGQENRSFYNCAEGTGPVTMRFIADSGLTVSGVSGVAPNGTGAPASVYDVPDIPGVGFAVGVRETTHCAGQPVHYIAAGDDSVAVCNTSDPSQMATQFFVVFYKTAPEIIYEQPNSGQIRAGKLILEDASGAVISEAGVTVEVAATDLKVHKSSCYITDANISVNMGQTSVSDLNNGIDGEKHRFTIPLSCEASQTNAVKIGFFGPTEKDGANNDVFTLSQQDGAATGAGIRLLYGDSYGSAQGKPVPLNSTGVEAFANSANQTQFSLNYDAQYVRTAPQATAGQADSLATFSLIYN; encoded by the coding sequence ATGTCTTTTCCCTTTCAGGCCGTTGCAGCACAGAGCTGTCCACCCACAATGAACGATGCGGTTATCAACTTCCAGAATTACTCCATTACGGATAACCCGTCACTTTCCCCGGGCTCAATGCTGTCTGGTGCGATTCTGGGGCAGGAGAATCGCTCATTTTATAACTGCGCTGAAGGCACGGGCCCGGTCACAATGCGTTTTATCGCAGACAGCGGCTTAACCGTCTCTGGCGTGAGTGGCGTGGCGCCTAACGGGACGGGCGCACCGGCATCGGTTTATGACGTTCCCGATATTCCCGGCGTAGGGTTTGCAGTGGGCGTCAGGGAGACCACCCACTGCGCGGGCCAGCCCGTCCACTACATCGCGGCGGGTGATGACAGCGTGGCGGTATGTAACACCAGTGATCCTTCGCAAATGGCCACCCAGTTCTTCGTTGTGTTCTACAAAACCGCGCCGGAGATTATCTACGAACAGCCAAACAGTGGACAAATCAGGGCGGGAAAGCTGATTCTCGAAGATGCCAGTGGTGCGGTGATATCCGAGGCGGGTGTGACTGTAGAAGTGGCGGCAACGGACCTGAAAGTGCATAAATCGAGTTGTTACATCACTGATGCCAACATTAGCGTGAACATGGGACAGACCAGCGTCAGCGATCTTAATAATGGCATCGATGGGGAAAAACATCGCTTCACGATCCCCCTTTCCTGCGAAGCGTCGCAAACCAACGCCGTGAAGATAGGCTTTTTTGGGCCCACGGAAAAAGACGGGGCAAATAATGATGTCTTTACCCTGAGCCAGCAAGACGGGGCGGCCACCGGCGCGGGGATCCGCCTCCTGTACGGTGACAGCTATGGCTCCGCACAGGGTAAGCCTGTGCCGCTTAACAGTACCGGTGTCGAAGCCTTTGCCAACAGTGCTAACCAGACGCAGTTCAGTCTGAATTATGATGCCCAGTATGTTCGCACGGCTCCGCAGGCGACCGCCGGGCAAGCCGACAGTCTTGCGACCTTTAGCCTGATTTATAACTGA
- a CDS encoding MFS transporter produces MTLFSNQPGDDGLPGRERARVMFAVMMTTLMGVFDGTMINIALPSMAQAMHVPASYAVWFANGYLLVAAMTLMIFASLATLYGTRPIFLAGLATFTLTSLGCALATTPELLTGMRVLQGIGGAATLSIAPAILRSVFPGRLLGRVLGLHALLIASSTAVAPVLGGAILDTLSWQWLFAINIIPGTFALLLAGKALPGKSTSEKAAFDAPGAMLSAVLLGSMIMAANSLNFAAVCWGIVALVSTVLFIWHIRRAPAPLLPPAIFSNGRFTLAALTSLASFISQGITFIALPFLFQSVYGYSPVVSALLFIPWPIGIVLIAPHAGRWADTISAPLISTIGLAIFVVGLILLAMLPAAPSAWDICLRSLVCGIGFGCFQSPNNREMLSNVSRGHASYASGVLSVARTFGQCLGAAVVAILLTIMSPETGQTLNERAVHFALWVAVATSVASVLCSLSRLRKTQAAVNYLN; encoded by the coding sequence ATGACGCTATTTTCAAACCAACCCGGTGATGACGGGCTGCCAGGCCGGGAGCGCGCCAGGGTAATGTTCGCCGTAATGATGACCACATTGATGGGCGTTTTCGATGGCACCATGATCAACATTGCTCTGCCATCTATGGCACAGGCAATGCATGTGCCCGCAAGTTACGCGGTCTGGTTCGCCAACGGTTATCTGCTTGTCGCCGCCATGACGCTGATGATTTTCGCCTCGCTCGCCACCCTCTACGGCACCCGGCCCATTTTTCTGGCCGGACTCGCCACCTTTACCCTGACATCGCTGGGTTGCGCGCTGGCAACAACCCCGGAGCTGCTCACCGGGATGCGTGTCTTACAGGGGATCGGCGGCGCGGCCACGTTGAGTATAGCCCCGGCGATCCTGCGTTCCGTCTTTCCGGGACGGCTGCTCGGTCGCGTGCTGGGCCTGCACGCCCTGCTGATTGCCTCCAGTACCGCCGTTGCGCCCGTGCTGGGCGGCGCAATACTGGACACCCTGAGCTGGCAGTGGCTGTTTGCGATCAACATCATTCCCGGAACCTTCGCGCTGTTGCTGGCTGGCAAGGCGTTACCCGGAAAATCAACGTCCGAAAAAGCGGCGTTCGACGCGCCCGGCGCGATGCTCTCGGCGGTGCTTTTAGGTTCAATGATTATGGCGGCGAACAGCCTTAATTTTGCAGCTGTCTGCTGGGGTATTGTCGCGCTGGTCAGCACGGTTCTGTTTATCTGGCATATCCGCCGTGCCCCGGCGCCGTTACTGCCCCCCGCTATTTTCAGCAACGGGCGTTTTACCCTCGCGGCATTAACCTCGTTAGCCTCGTTTATCAGCCAGGGAATTACTTTTATCGCCCTGCCTTTCCTGTTCCAGAGCGTATATGGCTACAGCCCTGTCGTTTCCGCACTGCTGTTTATCCCGTGGCCAATCGGCATCGTGCTGATCGCGCCTCATGCGGGCCGTTGGGCGGACACGATTTCTGCGCCGCTGATCTCAACCATCGGGCTGGCTATTTTTGTCGTGGGGTTGATCCTGCTGGCGATGCTGCCCGCCGCGCCCTCTGCCTGGGATATCTGCCTGCGCAGTCTGGTGTGCGGTATCGGATTTGGCTGTTTTCAGAGCCCTAACAACCGGGAAATGCTGTCGAATGTTTCGCGCGGGCACGCCAGCTATGCCTCCGGGGTGTTGTCTGTTGCGCGGACGTTCGGGCAGTGCCTGGGTGCCGCAGTTGTGGCCATCCTGCTGACCATCATGTCCCCCGAAACCGGCCAGACGTTGAATGAACGGGCCGTCCATTTTGCGCTGTGGGTGGCGGTGGCGACGTCTGTCGCGTCGGTGCTGTGTAGCCTGAGTCGACTGCGCAAAACGCAGGCAGCCGTTAATTATCTCAACTAG
- a CDS encoding fimbria/pilus outer membrane usher protein — MKISPLNSIDGFSLVIFTGALTLSCGLRQAQADDYFDPHALEITSGQQQTSDLSWFSRQGGQKPGRYKVSVFVNQTQVDERELEFIQQDAQLVPVLDAGYLSRLGVNTGAFPAFQALHKGDTFSDPGKFIPDAAVKFDFAAHRLDFSIPQAAMRQKSRGFIPPEQWDEGIPAAFVDYNLTGSTTNINDIHDSDSFLSLRSGFNLGPWRVRNASSVEYGAGHHWQTQGTSVKRAIKRWKSELMLGDGYTSGEVFDSFQFTGMQLASDENMLPDSERGFAPTIRGIAHSNARITVRQHGYIIYETYVAPGAFVINDLFPTAQSGDLDITIRESDGSERKFTQPWSSVPFMLREGRVKFSASAGKFTRPDTDGETPAFIQASAFYGLPSSLTLYGGAQLSNHYQALAIGVGKDFGQLGALGIDTLAARAQLTENRQGHGQQLRAQYHKNIATTDTSLDLSSNHYTTRDFYSFSEANNYRDPDQHIENRRHRTEFSLTQDFGGWGNISASFYRQKYWDSSAVDQTVHVGYYANYKGISWSLGYYLTRSSSDDSDNERSVNLSVSVPLSRWLPGGTTSYSLNNNLNGHTTQQVSLYGTALSHDQLSYNVQQGFDNQAHVANSNLALAWHGGSGSASIGYSHDRYNDRLNYGAAGGIVATQYGVTLSQSLGDTIGLIRAEGAPDVQIEGATNVHTDSRGYAVMPTLSAYHKNMLSLDTETLADEVDLEQNSQTVVPTSGAVVLANYHTHVGVRTLITLTWQGRPLPFGANAFVSGAENATSSKGIVGDGGQVYLSGVPLRGVLHASWRQQGQTVRCSAPITLPAATEFSPVRLLVEKCD, encoded by the coding sequence ATGAAAATCTCCCCCCTAAACAGCATCGACGGATTCAGCCTGGTTATTTTCACCGGCGCGCTAACCCTCAGCTGCGGCCTGCGACAGGCACAGGCAGATGACTATTTCGATCCTCATGCATTAGAGATCACCTCCGGGCAGCAGCAAACAAGTGACCTGAGCTGGTTTTCCCGGCAAGGCGGGCAAAAGCCCGGGCGCTACAAAGTTTCTGTTTTCGTTAACCAGACCCAGGTCGATGAACGCGAGCTGGAATTTATCCAGCAGGATGCACAGCTGGTACCGGTTCTGGATGCTGGCTACCTTTCCCGGCTGGGTGTGAACACCGGGGCATTTCCGGCGTTTCAGGCCCTGCACAAAGGCGATACCTTTTCCGACCCCGGAAAATTCATACCCGATGCGGCAGTCAAGTTCGATTTCGCCGCCCACCGTCTGGACTTCAGCATTCCGCAGGCGGCAATGCGGCAAAAAAGCCGGGGTTTTATCCCGCCTGAACAGTGGGATGAAGGGATCCCCGCGGCCTTTGTCGATTACAACCTGACGGGATCGACAACCAATATCAACGACATTCACGACAGTGACAGTTTTCTGAGCCTCCGTTCCGGTTTTAACCTTGGCCCGTGGCGCGTCCGCAATGCCTCCTCGGTTGAATACGGCGCTGGTCATCACTGGCAAACGCAGGGAACGTCGGTCAAACGGGCAATTAAACGCTGGAAAAGCGAACTGATGCTGGGGGATGGATACACCTCCGGCGAAGTGTTCGACAGTTTTCAGTTCACCGGGATGCAGCTTGCCTCTGATGAAAATATGCTCCCCGACAGCGAGCGCGGTTTTGCGCCGACCATCCGTGGCATTGCCCATAGCAATGCCCGCATCACCGTTCGTCAGCACGGTTACATCATCTATGAAACCTACGTTGCGCCGGGCGCGTTTGTCATTAACGACCTGTTCCCGACTGCCCAGAGTGGCGACCTCGACATCACGATCCGCGAAAGTGACGGTAGCGAGCGAAAGTTCACCCAGCCGTGGTCCTCTGTGCCCTTTATGCTGCGTGAAGGACGCGTCAAATTCAGCGCCAGTGCCGGTAAATTTACCCGCCCGGATACGGATGGCGAGACTCCAGCCTTTATCCAGGCGTCTGCTTTCTATGGCTTGCCTTCAAGCCTCACGCTATATGGCGGCGCGCAGTTATCCAACCACTATCAGGCGCTGGCCATTGGCGTCGGCAAGGATTTTGGCCAACTGGGGGCATTGGGTATCGATACCCTGGCTGCCCGCGCACAGCTAACGGAAAACAGACAAGGTCACGGTCAGCAGCTGCGCGCCCAGTACCATAAAAATATTGCGACGACAGATACTTCTCTCGATCTGTCCAGTAACCACTACACAACCCGCGATTTTTACAGCTTTAGCGAAGCGAATAATTATCGGGATCCCGACCAGCACATTGAAAACCGCCGTCACCGGACAGAGTTCAGCCTGACGCAGGATTTTGGTGGCTGGGGCAACATCAGCGCATCGTTTTATCGACAGAAATACTGGGACTCTTCTGCCGTAGATCAGACCGTGCACGTGGGATATTACGCCAACTATAAGGGCATCTCCTGGAGCCTGGGCTACTACCTCACACGCTCAAGTTCAGATGACAGCGACAACGAGCGTTCGGTCAACCTGAGCGTGAGCGTTCCGCTAAGCCGCTGGTTACCTGGCGGTACCACCAGTTACAGTCTCAACAACAATCTGAATGGCCACACCACGCAACAGGTTTCCCTGTACGGAACGGCGCTTTCGCACGATCAGCTCAGCTACAACGTTCAGCAAGGTTTTGATAATCAGGCCCATGTTGCCAACAGCAATCTGGCGCTGGCCTGGCACGGCGGTTCGGGCAGCGCCAGCATCGGTTACAGCCACGATCGCTATAACGATCGTCTTAACTACGGTGCGGCCGGCGGCATTGTGGCGACGCAATATGGCGTGACGCTGAGCCAAAGCCTTGGCGACACCATTGGTCTGATCCGCGCAGAAGGCGCACCTGACGTGCAGATTGAAGGGGCTACCAATGTTCATACCGATTCCCGCGGCTACGCCGTCATGCCCACACTCTCGGCGTACCACAAGAATATGCTTTCACTGGATACCGAAACGCTGGCGGATGAGGTTGATCTTGAACAAAACAGTCAGACGGTCGTTCCTACCAGCGGCGCGGTCGTTCTGGCGAATTACCACACCCATGTTGGAGTAAGAACCCTGATTACGCTCACCTGGCAGGGGCGTCCCCTCCCGTTTGGTGCCAACGCCTTTGTCTCCGGCGCTGAAAACGCGACATCCAGTAAAGGGATTGTGGGTGATGGCGGACAAGTCTATCTGAGCGGCGTACCGTTGCGCGGTGTGCTGCATGCCAGCTGGCGCCAGCAGGGGCAGACAGTCCGTTGTTCGGCTCCCATCACACTGCCTGCAGCAACAGAATTCAGTCCCGTCAGGCTGCTGGTGGAAAAATGCGATTAA
- a CDS encoding TonB-dependent receptor domain-containing protein, whose amino-acid sequence MIKQTRMAVAVSLALANLPAAVFAAETTAVNEDELVVTATGFSQERREAPATISVVNEKELNTRSNQNVTEALREMPGVLVGNGHGSLATGDVQMRGMDSTYTSYMVNGIKQATRESRPYGHHIGTEAAFMPPLAAIERIEVIRGPMSSLYGSDSIGGVVNVITKKAYNLEKWTGVLEDNYFLQEKSEYGNTNQTNVFVMGPVIPGKLGVSLAADYLDRRDDDSINDERFVKHQSGNLDATISMSPTDTQLWDLNATKGNQEKSHNDKQWYWGFDRDAASLSQHAWYGDILEVKNFVSYEKAKTEYRVPGMSSQFITQKNYEANSANIFTLGDHKLTLGVNFTRNELDDEFGIKDKEAPGVTPVSEISRNGWAVFAEDAWMIVPDFTLTTSARLDHDSYFGYHVTPKIYGNWTIDESWALKGGVSAGYKKPDLRQNNEGFTSVYGAYPYSEIGIGNDDLKPEESVNTELGLYWQQDALALDATIFYTKFKDKISDRVICTASDTQTCTYNGYVADSVFQYANVSDAEIYGLELNGDWQVTSSLRANANYTYTHSEQKSGDYKGYALSDFPESMANVSLTWNAVNDLELWTKASWRSTSPDIGKSSETEAYALVDLGARYHLNKNVTLMTGIYNLFDANPIYRTSYNQSSMLEGRRYNFGARIEF is encoded by the coding sequence GTGATAAAGCAGACACGCATGGCCGTGGCGGTTTCGCTCGCCCTGGCTAACCTTCCTGCGGCCGTTTTCGCCGCAGAAACTACCGCCGTTAACGAAGATGAGCTGGTCGTCACCGCGACCGGCTTCAGCCAGGAACGTCGCGAAGCACCCGCAACCATCTCCGTGGTAAATGAAAAAGAGCTGAACACCCGCTCGAACCAGAACGTCACGGAAGCCCTGCGCGAAATGCCAGGCGTCCTGGTGGGGAACGGCCACGGCAGCCTGGCGACGGGCGATGTCCAGATGCGCGGGATGGACTCCACCTATACCTCATACATGGTGAACGGCATCAAACAGGCCACCCGCGAATCCCGTCCGTACGGCCACCATATCGGTACCGAAGCGGCCTTTATGCCGCCGCTGGCCGCCATCGAGCGGATCGAAGTGATCCGGGGGCCAATGTCCTCACTCTATGGGTCTGATTCCATCGGCGGCGTGGTCAACGTCATCACCAAAAAAGCCTATAACCTGGAGAAGTGGACCGGCGTCCTGGAGGATAACTACTTCCTGCAGGAGAAGAGCGAGTACGGCAACACTAACCAGACCAATGTCTTTGTGATGGGCCCGGTCATCCCCGGTAAACTTGGGGTGAGCCTGGCTGCGGATTATCTCGATCGCCGTGACGATGACAGCATCAACGATGAGCGCTTTGTGAAGCATCAGTCCGGCAATCTGGATGCGACGATCTCCATGTCGCCAACCGACACCCAGCTGTGGGATCTGAACGCCACCAAAGGCAATCAGGAGAAGTCGCATAACGATAAGCAGTGGTACTGGGGCTTTGACCGCGACGCGGCTTCGCTGTCACAACATGCCTGGTACGGCGACATACTGGAAGTGAAGAACTTCGTCAGCTACGAGAAAGCGAAGACCGAGTACCGCGTGCCGGGGATGTCCTCGCAGTTTATTACCCAGAAGAACTACGAAGCGAACAGCGCCAACATCTTTACCCTGGGCGACCACAAGCTGACGCTGGGCGTGAACTTTACCCGCAACGAACTGGATGATGAGTTCGGCATTAAGGATAAAGAAGCGCCGGGCGTCACGCCGGTGAGCGAGATTTCGCGTAATGGCTGGGCGGTATTTGCTGAAGACGCGTGGATGATTGTGCCGGACTTCACCCTGACCACTTCGGCGCGTCTCGATCATGACAGCTATTTCGGTTACCACGTCACGCCTAAGATCTACGGCAACTGGACCATTGATGAGAGCTGGGCGCTGAAGGGCGGCGTGTCAGCCGGGTATAAGAAACCGGATCTGCGCCAGAATAACGAAGGCTTCACCAGCGTGTATGGCGCTTACCCTTATTCTGAGATCGGCATCGGTAATGATGATCTGAAACCGGAAGAGAGCGTCAACACCGAGCTGGGCCTGTACTGGCAGCAGGACGCGCTGGCGCTGGATGCGACCATCTTCTACACCAAATTCAAGGACAAAATCAGCGACCGCGTGATTTGTACCGCATCGGATACGCAGACGTGTACTTATAACGGTTACGTCGCGGACTCTGTCTTTCAGTACGCCAACGTCAGCGACGCTGAGATCTACGGTCTGGAGCTGAACGGCGACTGGCAGGTAACGTCATCGTTAAGAGCCAACGCGAACTATACCTATACCCACAGCGAGCAGAAAAGCGGCGACTACAAAGGCTATGCCCTGAGCGATTTCCCGGAAAGCATGGCCAACGTCTCTCTGACCTGGAACGCGGTGAACGACCTCGAACTGTGGACCAAAGCGAGCTGGCGCAGCACCTCGCCGGACATCGGCAAATCCAGCGAAACCGAAGCCTATGCGCTGGTCGATCTGGGGGCGCGTTATCATCTGAACAAGAACGTTACGCTGATGACCGGGATCTATAACCTGTTCGATGCTAACCCGATTTACCGCACCTCCTATAACCAGTCTTCGATGCTGGAAGGCCGCCGCTATAACTTCGGCGCCCGTATCGAATTCTGA
- a CDS encoding LysR family transcriptional regulator codes for MSDPDFNLLVALDILLAEASVAGAARRLNLSTSAMSRTLSRLREVTGDPLLVRAGRNMVLTPWAEASRERVRNAVQEARAVLQPSMETLQVEKLARLFTIRANDGFVVAFGPALIAAVAEAAPDVCLRFAPKPEKTSRYLREGLVDLEIGVQSNMGPEIRLQRLFQDRFVGAVRKTHPLASLPEIGVKDYVDWGHVVAAPDGSLHGFVDDALAESGLTRKVASVVPGFPTALSVALASDFIAMVPALYLLNQQMTEQLHVFELPFKTRSITVSQMWHPRMEKDPGHRWLREKVLQVCRDVR; via the coding sequence ATGTCCGATCCCGATTTTAACCTGCTGGTCGCGCTCGACATCCTGCTGGCAGAAGCCAGCGTTGCGGGGGCCGCGCGCCGCTTAAACCTGAGTACCTCCGCCATGAGCCGCACGCTTAGCCGCCTGAGAGAAGTGACGGGCGATCCGCTCCTGGTGCGGGCCGGACGAAATATGGTGCTGACACCCTGGGCGGAAGCCTCCCGGGAGCGCGTCAGAAATGCGGTGCAGGAGGCGAGGGCGGTGCTGCAGCCGTCAATGGAGACATTGCAGGTGGAGAAACTGGCGCGGCTTTTTACCATCAGAGCCAATGATGGATTTGTCGTCGCGTTTGGCCCGGCGCTGATTGCCGCCGTGGCTGAGGCCGCGCCGGACGTCTGTCTCCGCTTTGCGCCGAAGCCTGAAAAAACGTCACGCTATCTGCGGGAGGGTCTGGTTGATCTGGAAATTGGCGTTCAGAGCAATATGGGGCCTGAAATTCGCCTGCAGCGGCTTTTTCAGGACAGGTTCGTTGGCGCAGTGCGCAAGACGCATCCGCTGGCATCATTACCAGAAATCGGTGTGAAGGATTATGTCGACTGGGGCCATGTGGTGGCCGCGCCGGACGGATCGTTACACGGTTTTGTGGATGATGCGCTGGCGGAGTCAGGCCTGACGCGAAAAGTGGCGAGCGTGGTACCGGGTTTTCCCACGGCATTATCCGTAGCGCTGGCATCCGATTTTATCGCCATGGTGCCGGCGCTGTATTTGCTCAACCAGCAGATGACGGAGCAACTGCATGTGTTCGAACTGCCGTTTAAAACCCGGAGCATAACGGTGTCGCAGATGTGGCATCCGAGAATGGAAAAGGATCCGGGGCATCGCTGGCTGAGAGAGAAAGTGCTTCAGGTGTGTCGGGACGTACGGTGA
- a CDS encoding YncE family protein, which translates to MIKASAVMNKTLCALAISLAMHSGSVFAKTFTEKDFVSQPLGHGVYELAWDKGQQVLYAASAPSFDKDKTDGLVFKLAAQSLQIDAKIPMERRTFAVALDEENHILYLGNALEGSVTLLDTRTDKAIKTLQLSDNSDPEKRAHVREVVLDKKHQRLYVSGIGRKDKGLLWVVDTQKQELAQTLQKLEPVGFAVDEAGDKVYVVSGSGELITLDGKTSQLLNRVKVDPADPEHYFLNIALNTTRGVGYMADTNTKDVLVVQLDSGKLLHRVPTPNSVAVLYNPAREEVYVTHRNDRQISVIDATSNRLKHTIKTTAMPNSLVLSADASTLYASVKQDEKANQADYVLKIDLTKF; encoded by the coding sequence ATGATTAAAGCCTCTGCCGTAATGAACAAAACTCTGTGCGCGCTCGCCATTTCCCTGGCGATGCACTCGGGGTCAGTATTCGCCAAAACCTTCACCGAAAAGGATTTCGTCTCCCAGCCCCTTGGGCATGGCGTCTACGAACTGGCCTGGGACAAAGGCCAGCAGGTGCTTTACGCTGCCTCCGCGCCTTCATTCGATAAAGACAAAACGGACGGGTTAGTCTTTAAGCTGGCGGCGCAGTCACTGCAAATTGACGCGAAAATCCCGATGGAACGTCGCACGTTTGCCGTCGCGCTGGATGAAGAAAACCACATTCTCTATCTCGGCAACGCGCTGGAAGGGTCAGTGACGCTGCTCGATACGCGCACCGACAAAGCCATCAAAACCCTTCAGCTGAGCGACAATTCCGATCCGGAAAAGAGAGCCCACGTGCGTGAAGTGGTACTGGATAAGAAGCATCAGCGTCTGTACGTCTCCGGGATAGGGCGTAAGGATAAAGGCCTGCTCTGGGTGGTGGATACGCAGAAGCAGGAGCTTGCCCAGACCCTGCAAAAACTGGAGCCGGTCGGTTTTGCGGTAGACGAAGCGGGCGACAAAGTCTATGTCGTCTCCGGCAGCGGCGAACTGATCACCCTCGATGGCAAAACGTCGCAGTTGCTTAATCGCGTGAAAGTCGATCCCGCCGATCCGGAACATTATTTCCTGAACATCGCACTGAACACCACCAGGGGCGTAGGCTATATGGCCGACACCAACACCAAAGACGTGCTGGTTGTGCAGCTCGACTCCGGCAAGCTGCTCCATCGCGTTCCGACCCCAAACTCCGTTGCCGTGCTGTACAACCCGGCGCGGGAAGAGGTCTACGTCACTCACCGTAACGATCGCCAGATTAGCGTAATCGACGCGACCAGCAATCGCCTGAAACACACCATTAAAACCACGGCGATGCCAAACAGCCTGGTGCTGTCTGCCGATGCCAGCACGCTCTATGCCAGCGTCAAGCAGGATGAGAAAGCCAACCAGGCTGACTACGTGCTCAAGATTGATTTAACTAAGTTCTGA
- a CDS encoding alpha/beta fold hydrolase encodes MSFVTTKDDVSIFYKDWGPKDAQPIFFHHGWPLSADDWDNQLLFFLAEGFRVIATDRRGHGRSSQVSDGHDMDHYAADVSAVVEHLDLHNVVHVGHSTGGGQVARYVAKYGQPQGRVAKAVLISAVPPLMVKTPDNPGGTPLEVFDGFRQALAANRAQFYLDVATGPFYGFNRTGAEISQGTIQNWWRQGMIGSAKAHYEGIKAFSETDQTEDLKAITVPVLILQGDDDQVVPYKNASLLQDELISNSTLKVYPGYPHGMHTTHPDTINKDLLEFIRS; translated from the coding sequence ATGTCATTTGTCACCACCAAAGATGATGTCAGTATCTTCTATAAAGATTGGGGTCCCAAAGATGCACAACCTATCTTCTTCCACCACGGCTGGCCATTAAGCGCTGACGACTGGGATAACCAGCTGTTGTTCTTTTTAGCTGAAGGCTTCCGCGTTATCGCCACCGACCGTCGCGGTCATGGCCGTTCTAGCCAGGTCAGCGACGGGCACGATATGGATCATTACGCCGCCGATGTTTCGGCCGTCGTTGAACATCTGGATTTACACAATGTGGTGCATGTCGGCCATTCCACCGGCGGCGGGCAGGTTGCGCGCTATGTGGCGAAATACGGACAACCGCAGGGTCGCGTGGCGAAAGCGGTGTTGATCAGCGCCGTACCGCCTTTGATGGTGAAAACACCGGATAATCCGGGCGGTACGCCGCTTGAGGTGTTTGACGGATTCCGTCAAGCGCTGGCCGCCAACCGGGCGCAATTTTACCTCGATGTGGCGACCGGCCCGTTCTACGGTTTTAACCGAACCGGAGCTGAAATATCGCAGGGAACCATCCAGAACTGGTGGCGACAGGGGATGATTGGCAGCGCGAAAGCGCACTATGAAGGTATTAAAGCGTTTTCAGAAACGGATCAGACTGAAGATCTGAAAGCGATTACCGTGCCGGTGCTTATTTTGCAGGGCGATGACGATCAGGTGGTGCCGTATAAGAACGCCAGCCTGCTTCAGGATGAGCTCATCAGCAACAGCACGCTTAAGGTCTATCCGGGCTATCCGCACGGGATGCACACCACGCACCCTGATACCATCAACAAAGACTTACTGGAATTTATTCGCAGCTGA
- a CDS encoding PLP-dependent aminotransferase family protein, translated as MSHNKIAHKVQNLQSSAIRELLKHSKMEGVISLGGGIPNPDLFDREGLEMAMEKVLSSTWKDAFQYGLSEGSPELRGEICQLLSGRGIRCGIDEVVVTSGSQQSLDILARALINPGDIVVVERPTYLAALQVLQLAEANLMSVGTDGEGMIVDELEALVKTTPIKAVYIVPTFGNPGGVTLAEPRRKQLVELAQRYDFVIIEDDPYGEINFTDKTFTPLKAWAAEMGCSDNVIYTSTFSKILAPGARVGWLVLPDWVKRQVVILKQATDLHTSTLSQSLTYHYLTTGRLTGQIALIRDAYKHKCEILCQAVESELGEHLTFHKPMGGMFLWAKFKYEMNTTEWLKKTLNNGVVYVPGEFFYCNEPDHATLRMSYVSVTDENLKEAVLRLKASL; from the coding sequence ATGTCGCACAACAAAATTGCCCACAAAGTACAAAACCTCCAGTCATCAGCGATCAGAGAACTATTAAAACACAGCAAGATGGAAGGGGTGATTTCACTCGGTGGGGGCATTCCTAACCCGGATCTTTTCGATCGCGAAGGGCTGGAAATGGCAATGGAAAAAGTGCTCTCCAGCACCTGGAAAGACGCTTTCCAGTACGGCCTGAGCGAGGGCAGCCCGGAGCTGCGCGGGGAAATTTGCCAGCTGCTGAGCGGCCGGGGGATTCGCTGCGGTATTGACGAGGTGGTCGTCACCTCCGGCTCACAGCAGTCGCTGGATATTCTGGCGCGGGCGCTGATTAATCCGGGCGATATTGTGGTCGTCGAACGTCCAACCTATCTCGCGGCCCTGCAGGTTCTGCAGTTAGCGGAAGCTAACCTGATGTCGGTGGGTACCGACGGCGAAGGAATGATCGTCGATGAGCTCGAAGCGCTGGTTAAGACCACGCCGATCAAAGCCGTTTATATCGTCCCGACGTTTGGCAACCCTGGCGGCGTGACCCTTGCAGAGCCGCGTCGCAAGCAGTTAGTGGAATTAGCGCAGCGCTACGATTTTGTCATTATCGAAGACGATCCCTACGGCGAAATCAATTTTACCGACAAAACCTTCACCCCATTAAAAGCCTGGGCGGCGGAAATGGGCTGCAGCGATAACGTGATTTACACCTCGACGTTTTCAAAAATCCTCGCGCCGGGCGCAAGGGTAGGCTGGTTAGTGCTGCCGGACTGGGTGAAACGTCAGGTTGTCATTCTGAAGCAGGCCACCGATCTGCACACCAGCACCTTGTCGCAATCGCTCACTTATCACTATCTGACGACCGGCCGTCTGACGGGGCAAATCGCCTTGATCCGCGACGCCTATAAACACAAATGCGAGATCCTCTGTCAGGCAGTGGAAAGCGAGCTGGGCGAACATCTGACGTTCCACAAGCCGATGGGCGGCATGTTCCTGTGGGCGAAATTTAAATACGAAATGAACACCACCGAGTGGCTGAAAAAGACGCTCAACAACGGTGTGGTCTATGTGCCAGGTGAGTTCTTCTACTGCAACGAGCCGGATCACGCCACGCTGCGCATGTCTTATGTCAGCGTTACGGATGAGAATCTGAAGGAAGCGGTCCTGCGGTTGAAAGCCTCGCTGTAA